The following proteins are encoded in a genomic region of Rissa tridactyla isolate bRisTri1 chromosome 5, bRisTri1.patW.cur.20221130, whole genome shotgun sequence:
- the PRKG2 gene encoding cGMP-dependent protein kinase 2 isoform X2 has product MGNGSVKPKHLRQPDRHIANLSIGCAGSRKFLKDTRLGINVINGQADVLCSRLLELEKELKRKDQELQEGQSRVAELQEQLAMQTKVIAELTKELQSKCIQLNKLQDVVSTPGEHFLQPSPLKVASKIQVSADRRRGAKEGVSAEPTTQLYDLNRQAEFSFEKARVRKDSSEKKLIMDALNKNQFLKRLEPHQIRDMVECMYERTFQQGSYVIRQGEPGNHIFVLKEGSLEVFQQNKLLSSIPAWTAFGELAILYNCTRTASVKAITNVKTWALDREVFQNIMRVTAQTRQEQYRNFLRSVSLLKNLPEDKLTKIMDCLEVEYYDKGDYIIREGEEGNTFFIIAKGKVIVTQSTADHSQPQLIKNLHKGDYFGEKALISDDVRSANVIADEYNMECLVINRETFNQTVGTYEELQTYLEGYVANLARADEKRHAKGRSFCGQLTKEVSLEMIELKEKVSQFSPSPFQNLEVVTTLGVGGFGRVELVKVKNENTAFAMKCIKKKHVVDTKQQEHIYSEKKILEQICSPFIVKLYRTFKDSKYVYMLLEACLGGELWSLLRDRGSFDEATTKFCVGCVTEAFDYLHHVGIIYRDLKPENLILDAEGYIKLVDFGFAKKIGSGQKTWTFCGTPEYVAPEVILSKGHDFGVDFWSLGILVYELLTGSPPFSGTDQMMTYNLILKGIEKLDFPKIITRRPEDLIRRLCRQNPTERLGNLRNGINDIKKHSCLDRLITATLTATHLKREPLQMNFQAGIRISDVFCFQDIYRVS; this is encoded by the exons ATGGGGAATGGATCAGTGAAACCCAAGCACCTGAGGCAGCCGGATAGACACATAGCAAACCTCTCTATTGGCTGTGCTGGCAGCCGTAAGTTTTTGAAGGACACGCGTCTAGGCATCAACGTGATCAATGGGCAAGCTGATGTTCTTTGCAGCAGGCTGCTTGAACTGGAAAAGGAGCTGAAGAGAAAAGATCAAGAGTTGCAAGAGGGTCAAAGTCGTGTTGCTGAGCTTCAGGAACAGCTGGCTATGCAGACTAAGGTCATAGCGGAACTCACCAAGGAACTTCAGAGCAAGTGTATACAGCTGAACAAGCTGCAAGATGTTGTTAGCACTCCAGGAGAGCACTTTCTTCAGCCCTCTCCACTTAAAGTGGCTTCAAAGATTCAAGTCTCTGCTGATAGGAGGAGAGGAGCCAAGGAAGGTGTATCCGCAGAGCCGACAACACAGCTGTATGATTTGAACAGGCAAGCtgagttttcctttgaaaaagcaaGAGTCCGAAAGGATTCCAG tgaGAAGAAGCTCATCATGGATGCCCTGAATAAAAATCAGTTCTTGAAGAGACTGGAGCCTCACCAGATCCGAGATATGGTGGAATGTATGTATGAAAGGACTTTCCAGCAAGGGAGCTACGTCATCAGGCAGGGAGAACCAGGCAATCACATTTTTGTGCTCAAAG AGGGCAGTCTGGAAGTCTTTCAGCAGAATAAACTACTCTCCTCAATACCTGCGTGGACAGCCTTTGGTGAACTAGCCATTTTATACAACTGCACACGGACAGCCTCTGTGAAAG caatCACCAATGTTAAAACATGGGCATTGGACAGAGAAGTATTTCAAAATATCATGAGAGTGACAGCACAAACAAGACAAGAGCAATACAGAAACTTCCTAAGAAG CGTGTCCCTGCTGAAAAACTTACCTGAAGATAAATTAACCAAGATCATGGACTGCCTGGAGGTG GAGTACTATGACAAGGGAGATTATATTATtcgggaaggagaagaaggaaatacCTTCTTTATAATAGCAAAAGGAAAG GTGATAGTTACCCAGAGTACTGCAGATCACTCGCAGCCTCAGCTGATTAAAAATCTACATAAAGGAGATTACTTTGGAGAAAAGGCTCTCATTAG TGATGATGTCAGATCAGCAAATGTTATTGCAGATGAATACAATATGGAGTGCCTCGTTATAAATAGAGA GACATTTAATCAAACTGTTGGAACTTACGAGGAACTGCAAACTTACCTTGAAGGTTATGTGGCTAATTTGGCCCGGGCTGATGAAAAGCGACATGCAAA AGGAAGATCCTTCTGTGGACAGTTGACCAAAGAGGTGTCTTTGGAGATGATAGAGCTGAAGGAGAAAGTATCCCAGTTCTCTCCTTCCCCATTCCAGAATTTAGAAGTTGTCACAACTCTGGGTGTTGGTGGGTTCGGAAGGGTTGAGCTT GTTAAAGTGAAAAATGAGAACACGGCTTTTGCTATGAAGTGTATAAAGAAGAAGCATGTAGTGGACACCAAACAACAAGAGCATATCTATTCTGAGAAGAAAATCCTCGAGCAAATATGTTCTCCATTCATTGTAAA ACTGTATCGCACATTCAAAGATAGTAAGTATGTATACATGCTACTGGAGGCTTGCCTTGGAGGGGAACTGTGGAGCTTGCTGAGAGACAG AGGCAGCTTTGATGAAGCCACTACCAAGTTCTGTGTTGGGTGTGTGACAGAGGCTTTTGACTATCTACATCACGTAGGAATTATCTACAGAGACCTGAAgccagaaaatttaattttggaTGCTGAAGGCTATATAAAACTG GTTGATTTTGGCTTTGCAAAGAAGATCGGATCAGGGCAGAAAACCTGGACGTTTTGTGGAACCCCTGAGTATGTTGCCCCTGAAGTCATTCTGAGTAAAGGCCATGACTTTGGTGTGGATTTTTGGTCCCTTGGGATTCTTGTGTATGAACTCCTTACAGGCAG TCCACCGTTCTCTGGGACTGATCAAATGATGACATATAATTTGATTCTCAAAGGCATTGAAAAGCTGGATTTTCCTAAAATAATAACAAGGCGACCTGAGGATTTGATTCGCAGACTCTGCAG gcaaaacccTACAGAAAGATTAGGCAATCTGAGGAATGGAATTAATGACATCAAGAAGCACAG TTGTCTGGACCGACTGATTACAGCTACTTTGACAGCTACCCACCTGAAGAGGGAACCCCTCCAGATGAACTTTCAGGCTGGGATAAGGATTTCTGATGTATTTTGCTTCCAGGACATTTATAGAGTCTCATAG
- the PRKG2 gene encoding cGMP-dependent protein kinase 2 isoform X1, which produces MGNGSVKPKHLRQPDRHIANLSIGCAGSRKFLKDTRLGINVINGQADVLCSRLLELEKELKRKDQELQEGQSRVAELQEQLAMQTKVIAELTKELQSKCIQLNKLQDVVSTPGEHFLQPSPLKVASKIQVSADRRRGAKEGVSAEPTTQLYDLNRQAEFSFEKARVRKDSSEKKLIMDALNKNQFLKRLEPHQIRDMVECMYERTFQQGSYVIRQGEPGNHIFVLKEGSLEVFQQNKLLSSIPAWTAFGELAILYNCTRTASVKAITNVKTWALDREVFQNIMRVTAQTRQEQYRNFLRSVSLLKNLPEDKLTKIMDCLEVEYYDKGDYIIREGEEGNTFFIIAKGKVIVTQSTADHSQPQLIKNLHKGDYFGEKALISDDVRSANVIADEYNMECLVINRETFNQTVGTYEELQTYLEGYVANLARADEKRHAKGRSFCGQLTKEVSLEMIELKEKVSQFSPSPFQNLEVVTTLGVGGFGRVELVKVKNENTAFAMKCIKKKHVVDTKQQEHIYSEKKILEQICSPFIVKLYRTFKDSKYVYMLLEACLGGELWSLLRDRGSFDEATTKFCVGCVTEAFDYLHHVGIIYRDLKPENLILDAEGYIKLVDFGFAKKIGSGQKTWTFCGTPEYVAPEVILSKGHDFGVDFWSLGILVYELLTGSPPFSGTDQMMTYNLILKGIEKLDFPKIITRRPEDLIRRLCRQNPTERLGNLRNGINDIKKHRWLSGFNWDGLKVRKLTSPLKRELSGPTDYSYFDSYPPEEGTPPDELSGWDKDF; this is translated from the exons ATGGGGAATGGATCAGTGAAACCCAAGCACCTGAGGCAGCCGGATAGACACATAGCAAACCTCTCTATTGGCTGTGCTGGCAGCCGTAAGTTTTTGAAGGACACGCGTCTAGGCATCAACGTGATCAATGGGCAAGCTGATGTTCTTTGCAGCAGGCTGCTTGAACTGGAAAAGGAGCTGAAGAGAAAAGATCAAGAGTTGCAAGAGGGTCAAAGTCGTGTTGCTGAGCTTCAGGAACAGCTGGCTATGCAGACTAAGGTCATAGCGGAACTCACCAAGGAACTTCAGAGCAAGTGTATACAGCTGAACAAGCTGCAAGATGTTGTTAGCACTCCAGGAGAGCACTTTCTTCAGCCCTCTCCACTTAAAGTGGCTTCAAAGATTCAAGTCTCTGCTGATAGGAGGAGAGGAGCCAAGGAAGGTGTATCCGCAGAGCCGACAACACAGCTGTATGATTTGAACAGGCAAGCtgagttttcctttgaaaaagcaaGAGTCCGAAAGGATTCCAG tgaGAAGAAGCTCATCATGGATGCCCTGAATAAAAATCAGTTCTTGAAGAGACTGGAGCCTCACCAGATCCGAGATATGGTGGAATGTATGTATGAAAGGACTTTCCAGCAAGGGAGCTACGTCATCAGGCAGGGAGAACCAGGCAATCACATTTTTGTGCTCAAAG AGGGCAGTCTGGAAGTCTTTCAGCAGAATAAACTACTCTCCTCAATACCTGCGTGGACAGCCTTTGGTGAACTAGCCATTTTATACAACTGCACACGGACAGCCTCTGTGAAAG caatCACCAATGTTAAAACATGGGCATTGGACAGAGAAGTATTTCAAAATATCATGAGAGTGACAGCACAAACAAGACAAGAGCAATACAGAAACTTCCTAAGAAG CGTGTCCCTGCTGAAAAACTTACCTGAAGATAAATTAACCAAGATCATGGACTGCCTGGAGGTG GAGTACTATGACAAGGGAGATTATATTATtcgggaaggagaagaaggaaatacCTTCTTTATAATAGCAAAAGGAAAG GTGATAGTTACCCAGAGTACTGCAGATCACTCGCAGCCTCAGCTGATTAAAAATCTACATAAAGGAGATTACTTTGGAGAAAAGGCTCTCATTAG TGATGATGTCAGATCAGCAAATGTTATTGCAGATGAATACAATATGGAGTGCCTCGTTATAAATAGAGA GACATTTAATCAAACTGTTGGAACTTACGAGGAACTGCAAACTTACCTTGAAGGTTATGTGGCTAATTTGGCCCGGGCTGATGAAAAGCGACATGCAAA AGGAAGATCCTTCTGTGGACAGTTGACCAAAGAGGTGTCTTTGGAGATGATAGAGCTGAAGGAGAAAGTATCCCAGTTCTCTCCTTCCCCATTCCAGAATTTAGAAGTTGTCACAACTCTGGGTGTTGGTGGGTTCGGAAGGGTTGAGCTT GTTAAAGTGAAAAATGAGAACACGGCTTTTGCTATGAAGTGTATAAAGAAGAAGCATGTAGTGGACACCAAACAACAAGAGCATATCTATTCTGAGAAGAAAATCCTCGAGCAAATATGTTCTCCATTCATTGTAAA ACTGTATCGCACATTCAAAGATAGTAAGTATGTATACATGCTACTGGAGGCTTGCCTTGGAGGGGAACTGTGGAGCTTGCTGAGAGACAG AGGCAGCTTTGATGAAGCCACTACCAAGTTCTGTGTTGGGTGTGTGACAGAGGCTTTTGACTATCTACATCACGTAGGAATTATCTACAGAGACCTGAAgccagaaaatttaattttggaTGCTGAAGGCTATATAAAACTG GTTGATTTTGGCTTTGCAAAGAAGATCGGATCAGGGCAGAAAACCTGGACGTTTTGTGGAACCCCTGAGTATGTTGCCCCTGAAGTCATTCTGAGTAAAGGCCATGACTTTGGTGTGGATTTTTGGTCCCTTGGGATTCTTGTGTATGAACTCCTTACAGGCAG TCCACCGTTCTCTGGGACTGATCAAATGATGACATATAATTTGATTCTCAAAGGCATTGAAAAGCTGGATTTTCCTAAAATAATAACAAGGCGACCTGAGGATTTGATTCGCAGACTCTGCAG gcaaaacccTACAGAAAGATTAGGCAATCTGAGGAATGGAATTAATGACATCAAGAAGCACAG GTGGTTGAGTGGTTTTAACTGGGATGGTCTGAAAGTGAGGAAATTAACATCGCCTTTGAAAAGAGAG TTGTCTGGACCGACTGATTACAGCTACTTTGACAGCTACCCACCTGAAGAGGGAACCCCTCCAGATGAACTTTCAGGCTGGGATAAGGATTTCTGA
- the PRKG2 gene encoding cGMP-dependent protein kinase 2 isoform X3 has product MKCIKKKHVVDTKQQEHIYSEKKILEQICSPFIVKLYRTFKDSKYVYMLLEACLGGELWSLLRDRGSFDEATTKFCVGCVTEAFDYLHHVGIIYRDLKPENLILDAEGYIKLVDFGFAKKIGSGQKTWTFCGTPEYVAPEVILSKGHDFGVDFWSLGILVYELLTGSPPFSGTDQMMTYNLILKGIEKLDFPKIITRRPEDLIRRLCRQNPTERLGNLRNGINDIKKHRWLSGFNWDGLKVRKLTSPLKRELSGPTDYSYFDSYPPEEGTPPDELSGWDKDF; this is encoded by the exons ATGAAGTGTATAAAGAAGAAGCATGTAGTGGACACCAAACAACAAGAGCATATCTATTCTGAGAAGAAAATCCTCGAGCAAATATGTTCTCCATTCATTGTAAA ACTGTATCGCACATTCAAAGATAGTAAGTATGTATACATGCTACTGGAGGCTTGCCTTGGAGGGGAACTGTGGAGCTTGCTGAGAGACAG AGGCAGCTTTGATGAAGCCACTACCAAGTTCTGTGTTGGGTGTGTGACAGAGGCTTTTGACTATCTACATCACGTAGGAATTATCTACAGAGACCTGAAgccagaaaatttaattttggaTGCTGAAGGCTATATAAAACTG GTTGATTTTGGCTTTGCAAAGAAGATCGGATCAGGGCAGAAAACCTGGACGTTTTGTGGAACCCCTGAGTATGTTGCCCCTGAAGTCATTCTGAGTAAAGGCCATGACTTTGGTGTGGATTTTTGGTCCCTTGGGATTCTTGTGTATGAACTCCTTACAGGCAG TCCACCGTTCTCTGGGACTGATCAAATGATGACATATAATTTGATTCTCAAAGGCATTGAAAAGCTGGATTTTCCTAAAATAATAACAAGGCGACCTGAGGATTTGATTCGCAGACTCTGCAG gcaaaacccTACAGAAAGATTAGGCAATCTGAGGAATGGAATTAATGACATCAAGAAGCACAG GTGGTTGAGTGGTTTTAACTGGGATGGTCTGAAAGTGAGGAAATTAACATCGCCTTTGAAAAGAGAG TTGTCTGGACCGACTGATTACAGCTACTTTGACAGCTACCCACCTGAAGAGGGAACCCCTCCAGATGAACTTTCAGGCTGGGATAAGGATTTCTGA